The Polyodon spathula isolate WHYD16114869_AA chromosome 21, ASM1765450v1, whole genome shotgun sequence genome contains the following window.
TGTCTGTCTCTGTTACATTCAACCGATCGCACACAAACGTAGATACAAGCACAAAACTCACGAGCACCGACCTGAGCCAAGGGGGGTTggttaatattatatatacacacacacacacatttaaatgtgtgtttagtGTTGTAGTGGTGTGGTACAGTTCTGTTCTGCACTTTGCTTTGGCCCGTTGCAGTCAGCTGAGTGCATCAAGTCTCAGCCTGTGTCCACTGTTTTCAGGCACACATTGTTTTACTTAAACTGTagcaagttaaaagaaaaaaaaaattggttttaacAATAGAATTGCACTAAATACACCTTAATTACCTGATAATTGTCTTATCCACTGAGGAATATTTGTGTCATGGGTGCGAGTGAGAGAGTGGTTGCAacagtttagttattttaataatCTGCACGCAGCTGAtataaatcaaacatttttttgttctcCATGTCCATCCACCCTTGTTCATTAAAACCCAATTCCTATTCTTCAGGTCCGATCAACGATGACCAGTGTGTGTGTTAGAGTTCTTTTGAATGCCAACATTTTAGTGAAAGACAGCTGACAGCATCTTGTTTTTTAATCTATACTTGTCATGGAAACTGCACACCCCAATGTGCTTGAAAACAGTCTGTCTTAAACCTCTTGTAAAAAGAAAGCTGCAATTCTCCAGGGCATGGAACTCCTGGCGTATTGCAGTactctgctccccccccccctccctcctcctttaCAACCACCCACCAATATAGGGGTCAACCTGGTGTGTGGGCTATCTTTTAATAATGcttcaagcttttaaaaaaaaaaataataataatgccccgttttaaaaaaaaaaaacatttaaaaaatgtaaaaagaaatagATGTAGCGATTTTAACTTGTATTACATGACTAGACACTGCTGATTGTGTTTTCAATGTATGTATagatttgtaaatacagcatttttTCTACAGTTCTACAGTGTAAGCCTGCATTGCTTCATTAAGtcagaaatatttatattgtgaCATTGCAAGTCTGGACCAGAATCAGGGGATACAGTATGAGGATGTGTGTTAATGGTATTTCTTTACATTTAGTCTTCCCTTTACTGTGACTTTATAGAGTGTTGTAACTAGCCCTCCATGTACAGTATGATACAAGCTTACCTTTCTTCCATTCTTAGCTGTTAACCGAGGCTCTTACTAAGGCTGCTTCTCTGTATCGATTGCTTGCTGAAGATACTTTGTGTCTCTCAATTTCCTGCACATCCTGTCTGAAACTGTGTAATGAAATGCATTCCGAGCATGTATTCTGAAATGTTGAAATGCATTCCGAGCATGTATTCTGAAATGTTGAAATGCATTCCGAGCATGTATTCTGAAATGTTGAAATGCATTCCGAGCATGTATTCTGAAATGTTGAAATGCATTCCGAGCATGTATTCTGAAATGTTGAAATGCATTCCGAGCATGTATTCTGAAATGTTGAAATGCATTCCGAGCATGTATTCTGAAATGTTGAAATGCATTCCGAGCATGTATTCTGAAATGTTGAAATGCATTCCGAGCATGTATTCTGAAATGTTGAAATGCATTCCGAGCATGTATTCTGAAATGTTGAAATGCATTCCGAGCATGTATTCTGAAATGTTACCACGTCAGACTGTTAGTAATGGTTTGTGTGCTGGACTGTTTTAATAGATAAACTGCAGAAAAGGTATGGGTTACATGTCCAGTGTAGAAACCTGAACCACATAGTCTCGGAATTGATATTAAATGTCTTCAGATACATTGAATTCGTGGCCAAGGGGTGGGTAGCAAACTTCTGAGCATTCAGGCATGTTTGATTTACCAACAAACTGCTTTGACAATGGAAATAGCGGACTGTAATACAAATCTCTAAACTGGAATACAGTTGCTATGAATATGATCGAAGCAACATTCATATAAATactattttcaaatgtttttcaaatccatcatttttttggggatgcatttttttttttttaaatggccattGCTTATTGAAATTGTGAGCTGATGCATACAGTAGAAATGTGGTGTTTGAAAATtatagatattttttaatatgttttaataaccTATAAGTCTTTTCCGCtgtgacatttaaataaacatatctaAAGTCTCTGCCACATGGAGCTTTTGAAAATGCCATTGTTAAGCTAAGGGACTAAGTTTCAGGGCACTGCATGGCAGACCCGGCGAGACTTTGGGTTcaatacagcaaagttgcctcaaacctAGGTCTCCTggaagccactgttcctgaaaaagtggcttcgtgttccctcagctttagcaTTTCAAAAGACGGCAATAAACACAGCTGGTCCAAATTGAAATCCAACCATATGCAAATTTACAGAGTaatttgttgactttttttttttttttttaaaccactagaTTCACATTTTGATACACGGCTCATAATCTTGTTCATATCCTCAAATCCtgaatcagaaaataaaaatggatgtAATAAACACGTAAAACAATACTGACTGATTtgtgtgattttgtatttatttcaaagttaatGCGCGTGATTACTGAGTATGTTACAGTGCACTTCTGATCCTTTAACATTTTGTACAGGTAGCTATCTCAATACTTTATAAATGAACTCAAGTCTGCTTACATAAATACATCAGATTGTGGATCAATTTAGTGTAATATCAAGGCGATATTTGCTTCCCAATGTGAACTTGTATTTACGGAAAAGAACAACATTGGTGGGTGTTTGCTGTTAAGCACGGTAGCATCGTAACAAGGGAACATACGTGAAGCAGAACTGTATGCCTCATACATGTAGCATGCAGAATATTGATCCATGAAGCTAGTTCATATCAGACTTCACTGTTTGCTCATTCGGTTTTATGAAAATGCCCCTATACTTGCATATCTGAGTCTAAAGACAGTGGAATGATATTGTGCATGTTTTGCTTGACTATATGATTTCCTGTATTTCACAGGTTATACGCATGCTGAAAATGGCAGTGGAACCCCTCAGGACAGTTTCAACCCAAGGtcctcttttttgtgtttgtggtttttccTCGTCCATTTGAATGACTTCCTCACAACCACTTTGGTATTGCACTGCACCTCCGGATCGTGAAGCAGTTTCCACATGAGCCACATTTCTGCCACGGTGAGGCTGTGGACCACCATGAGCTCTCTGTAAAAACATGGATCAAAGACTTGGAGATGGGGGGCAGCAGAGGGCCTGACTATCCCGAAAGTCCTGAAACCCTCGTGGGAATCTGGTTTCAGGCCGATCCGGAGCAGACACATCCCCATGAAGACGTCGTCGATCGGGAACagctccacctctctgcaagctcGCTCCAGTCTCTTAGCGGTGAAGCCAGACATGATGAAGCCACCTCCCCCTGCGTAAGCTGGGTAAATCCCCTGTCCGTACACCATCTCTGGGATGAAGTACTTGCTCTTCTTTGACCTGATAGGCTGAGCCTGATAGATGACGTCGCCAATGAAGACGTCTTCGCCAGGGCTGCGCTCCTTCAGGAGCTCCACAATGTTATCGACGTTGACGTAGATGTCGGCGTCGCCTTTGAAGATGAACTTCACGTCGGGGCAAAAAATGTCCAGCCATTTTAAAAAGTTGATCTCCTTCAAGGTCAGGTTGAAGAAAGTATCCTGGAAGTCCCACAGGAGGATGTCCCTGTGCGCACGGCTCTCGTACCTCAAAAGCAGCTCCCACTCGGGAAACTGTGTTTGATTCTTGGGAACCCCCAGCAGGAAGACCATGTTTATCTTTACTCCGTTTAAAAGTCCTTCCGCTCCCCAGGTCTTGCGCACCACCTCGCGCTTCTCGAACTCCTCCGCCACCGACTTGATGGCGATCAGCAGGAACGTGTCCCCCACACACTTCCCAGGCTGGTTCAAAAGGAGTTTGAAGTCACGGCAGTCCTTGTTTCTCAGGTACTGCTTGAAGTTGAAAGGTGGACGAGATAAAGACGGGGCCCTGGTGGGCTGAACTGCACCCTCATCGACTGGCTCAGAATTGCACATCTGTCCAGAATAACGCTGAGGAGTTACCAACTCCTCCTCTAGCCTCTTGGCTGTGGTTCCCAAAACAACTCTTGTGTTTGACGTTTCCTTGATTAGGTTCTCAATTCCCCACGTTGCTGTGAATCCATACTGGGTGTACagtattacacacagcactgtcagaaTCACAACCGTGCAGATCACATCTCCTTTCAGAGGAACTCTCATGGTCTGCAGTGGATCGGACGCGTATCATAAGCTGCTCTTTCCCAGCCGCTGAGAAACAGCGAGGCCAATTACAGTATGTGCAGAGAGAAGACAGGTTTCACCACCTGTGGAATCTGAATTTTTTATTATTGGGAGTCAGTGCAGCCACTTTCTAATGGTCCTTCAGAGCCTGAATAAAGTTGTTCTGGAGGCTTGTTATTAAAACCATTACAAGATAAGAGTAGGCTGGGATGAAGAATATTTCCAAGTCACACGCAGGAGGCAGCTTGGTGTGTTCCACAGAGCACCAGGTTTGGAGGGTATTGGGTATTCATTGGCCTTCCTCAATTAGCACTAGAACACAGAACTAAATATTGTTATAAACACACAGTTTCTGTTAGATAATATCAGTAATATTAGGAAGAAAGCaaagaaaaactgtaatattaaaTATAGTATATACAAGCTGgtggtaaataaaataatgatattaaGTAAGCCAATTGAAGTCGGTTATtaagattaatatttatttttttctcaacattATACTTTGGAACAGACATTTTCCATCTCTTAATAAAAGCACCATACTAGTGTTTTATTGTGTGCTCAACCCACGTAATAACCATTTAGTGAAGCAGTTCCACTTCTAATGACGGCAACGTATTTATTATGTATCAGCTGCGGCAATGAGGAAAATAAAGCCatccataacacacacacacacacacacacgtgagaAGCATGTTAGATAGTGGAAAACGCTTAAACCACAtcccctgtactgtatatttaaaaagttcaatggacaattgtgtattttgttatgctcatgtagtttaaaatgtttagatgaatAAAAGAAAACGTGTTATTTTGAATAAGATCGTGAACATGTGTAGTGGTTCATCGGAATAAACAGAACGGCAAGAAGCAGCCAGACAGGACCCTGAACTTGGCGGTcctcggattaaaaaaaaatatgtaacattgAAACAACACCCTCGATCAGTCTGCGTCTAAAAGAAATTATCATACTCACCACATCGGACCGGCTGCGTGTCCATCCATCTGCAGAGCTGGGTTACCCGCGAAAGTGCCAAACACGAACACCTGGACCTAATTATCTCGTTGCAGTCACACgaacaaaaacacactttattttttgcaattgcaGCCTTTTATAACACCCTACATTATAACGCATATTATCATGCAAACTAGCTTTACTCGCTAGACGTGTTGAAAAGTTAACTCGACAGAGGTGTTCGCCTCAACTTTCTTtttgtggaaaaaataaatacatttttaaaaaatttgccAGCAAAGCAACTCCAGACTGCAGAAAAAGCGAAACCGTGGAGCGGGGAGGAATGGCGATGAGTATATGATGTAATGCACATTGTGCAGTATAACGCGCAATGTgtgtcaaattatttatttatttatttaatattactttaaatttaaagttgtactaaacattactttaaaaaaaataataaaaacatgttttcatttaaattaccGTAAACTGCAGGCCACACGATTTGATGTGTGCCCATAAAACCTTGAGCCACAACCCCGGTATTTGCCTAAATGAAAGGAGCCAGCTGTTGTGATGTCTGCTTGTGTTAGGTATTGGGGAGATGCGCCCCCTTGTGGAAATGGGTGTGTACGTGTGTGTTGTGGTTTAAATACACCCATCAGCTTTCTATTTTAAGGCACTAAACAGTGTTAACGAAATGTAACTGTTTACTCGTCAGCGTTTCAGAAGGAGTAAGTTCTGTGACTCAAATGccaaaagcagtttaaaaagaaaaagtcacaAGTAACTCTACAggtgaaaaataaatcatatcCACTTGATTTACTGTTGGATAAATATAAAGTATGTATATTAAACTGCATTCTcctattataaatacataattacacaCCAATGCAATACACTGGATATACAGACATTTTAATACACATAGattttcataaacaaaacatgtaaaacggtgatagaaaataatttattattacaaaCAAGACATAGGAAAATCACACAACACAGACAAGGTTATTGTAATACAAACCGCACAACACAGGCAAGGTTATTGTAATACAAACCACACAACACAGGCAAGGTTATTGTAATACAAATCACACAACACCGACAAGGTTATTGTAAGTCAAGGATGCACCTGGATATTCAGGCCATTTGTGCACCGCCATTAATAAGCAGGCTAGCTTTTGATACACATAACAAAAAAAGGTATGACAAAGtatttacaaaagaacaaaaaacaggttTACCTTTTCATGGATAATGTTTATGTAGAAAACCAGATCCAAAACCAAATTGCTCTTTTCCAAGCTAAAATGAGTGTAACACACTCTATAATCTTTAAATTCCACCCATTCTCGCTTAATAGAAAACATATGCTCTCTTTGGCTACAGCAAACATTCACATACATTTTGGAACAGATTTGTAGTATTCATAAAGTCTTAGTTCGCCAGTAACTGCAATGCAGCCCGACATTTATTGGTACACTAAGGCTTTACCAATACAGCTCTTCTGTCCACCTGAAAAAGAGATTTGTTCTTAATTAAATGTACTTACTAAAAACACTGGAGgatacaatgtattttattttaaaactatattacttGTAGCTATTTTAGAAATGTTGATCTAACAAGTCCctattggttttattattattattttttagagaTTCTTATTTGATGCAGAATCACGTCTTTGCAATGGGATTCCTCTCAGCCATTAACCTGGGTTTCTTCTCCACACTCAGTCATCGAAATGATTGCAGCTAGGAGGTCTGAATGCCAGCGCGCATTATCTTGAAGAGTGCATTCACATTGTTGTTCTTGATGGCGTCCCTACATGCAGTAATCACTTGATTCTTTGGTTTTccaacttttaaaacaaacaaacaaatatcataTTAGCATCCtattgtatagtacagtatagtggTGAACTCTGGCAGTGTACTGTAGGTTTGATCTACCTACCCCAACACAGCTAGACCGCAGTTAAACCGCTCCATAACTGCACTTTACACGTGTTCATAACTATATTGCAGCACACAGAATATTCTGCACACTATTTCAAATTATAAAGCATAATCACAAAAAAAGCTCATTTAACAGTCACCCCGTAGTCGTCCTGCCCTCTGTATCTCCTGATTCACAGCTCTCACTGTCACTTACCCCGTAGTCGTCCTGCCCTCTGTATCTCCTGATTCACAGCTCTCACTGTCACTTACCCCGTAGTCGTCCTGCCCTCTGTATCTCCTGATTCACAGCTCTCACTGTCACTTACCCCGTAGTCGTCCTGCCCTCTGTATCGCCTGATTCACAGCTCTCAAGCAGTTCAGGAGCGCAGTGTGGTTGTTGGATCGAATTTTATAACCGTTTAGCAAGTCTCTGTTCAGGTCGAACAACTCAATATATCGCTTCTTCATTGTTTTCCTAAAGCGAAAGGATACAAGACTAAGATAATATGACTCTCACATAAATTCTTAATTCAGGTAACCTGTTAATGAATATCTGTTCTATACCACTAAAATAATCTACATCCAAAAGCGTAAAACATGATCCAAATAGCAGCATAACATGTATCTGCACAGTCCAAGCTGTCAAGAGTACTtcacaataaaaacactgtacatgtttcaGTGCACTTACATGTCACCCATCAGACGTGCATCTTCTGCTTGAACCAACATGTTTCGTATGAGGCTGGAGTGGTCTGCCATCTCTGCGGTCAGTCTCTGATGCACCAAATGGTACTCATCCACCTGTCAGTAAACAGAAGCACTTCAGTGCCTGGGTCATGCGTTGCATATAAACTCCCCTATGAGCGCACTGTGCAAGCCTGTTTTAGCACAAAATGAAATACAGGTTTACCTTTTCACCAGTagcaaaaaaaattattaaaaaaaaaacaacgggcCTTAGTTATTGTCATCTTTCTGTGTTTGAATTTCTGCTGCTTTGTTTGTGAAAACATCAGCTTGATGACAGTGgcaatgtattttttagatgTTCTTTTCTGGTTGGCTTTTACAATGCAGAATACTTGAACACACATAACCAACGCTGTGTATTTATACATACGTACTAATAGAAATGaagcaaagcagtggttcaggcaaggaactcactttaaccttagatcaaatcacgtaATATCAAGCATATTGTAGACTCTTACCAGATTAAATCAACAGTCGAACAGCTGGttcttatttgtccttcgataaacaaTGCGTCCAGTGATCGACAAGGAACAGAtctatatcttacctcaatccattacatccctGCTGTGCACCACAGttcgcctcctcctccccctcactgTCCACCTGCTTTTTGTCTTCGTCTAATGGGGGacggcagctatcctgcccccctgcccatgggtTCCCTACTGTCAGCCTcaccacttatctgcaagctaactTATGGGCAGGGTACCTTGAAAGGCGAGGCCAAACGCCAAAGAAAAGACCAAAGAATGCCCGGTTTCTTCAACGccatcgtatatatatatatatatatatatatatatatatatatatatatatatatatatatatatataataaattagtAGTCTAGTCTGTTTTAGtaaataatctattgcatgagtttcctgactgaaacaGCGTTTCTTGACACCTACCTGAACTAGAGTGTTCCGCACCTCTTCAAAATAGTCTGGGAAATCTGCATCTACATTGAGGTCTTCAATAGCCAGAAACGACGACAGAGACTGAATAACATCTCCGGCAAGATCCATGTCATCTGTGTTCACTGTAATCTAAAGAAATgcaaccaataaaaaaataaaaaatacataatcgAAACAATTATCAAAACAGACGTTTGCTGTCAAAAAagtattaaaactaaattaagtAACATCAAATAAACATCAtttggaaaacaaagaaaaaacccacaaaaaaacccATATTTGAGATAagaaaatgttttggtttgtggTCTTTACAATAAGACAATTCTGCAGTGACTATGTAAATAAGAACAATGGAGAAGAAACCAGAAATCGCTGTCCAGGCGTGTCTCCCTACCTCCCCACTTTGTTCTATTTTAATGCACAGCTGTCCTGCTCCCCGGAGAGAAGTGAAACAGACGTCAGGCACCTCAATATCCTCTGGAAGCAAGAAATTTTGGTTTAACCACATTACAAcctacaaaataacaaaaaaaaaacatacattaacaCGGTCTCAGCATGGATCCCTGGAGAAGGAGCCCTAAAAGCAAGCAAAATAAAGATAGTTTCATGCAAGACAGTCCTCATTACAACCATTAAAACTGCATCACAACTGAAGTGTCACTGGAGGACTGAAACATTTATCCTACAGTCAGCAATCAATTAATAGAGATTTGGCAACACAACTTAACACCTACATTATTCTGAAAATCTTAAGTACCCGATAAAGCCTTTTATATTGTTCACATGATGAAATTCCTGTCTTAAAAGCATATCGTAgaatattacatattacatgAGCTTCATGCTGTTCTTATTCTCAGCTTAGCAACTATGAGGGTGGCACGAGTGGTGGCAAGAGCAACTCACCCTCTGCAGGCGGTCGTTAATGGAGAAGGTGGCTTTGCCCCTGGGTTTGGGAGCAGACCCTTGGGTACATAAGGCATACATGGAGAAGCGGGGCAGCTGCCTGGTTAGCTCAAACACATGAAACTGagtactgaaaaaaatacaattcaataagaTAGAAGAATGTCTAAGGGGAGCATTCAATCAACTTATATCCCATCTGGAGCAGACATCCTTCTACTCCAGGGATCGTATCAACCAACCATCCCTGGTGATTCCAGTTAAAAATAGGTAATTCGAGAGTGTTCATCAgtgctataaaatgttataattaaATCCAGATGTAGCTTAACCCAGCGGGGTGCAGGACCCGAaccgtaaccccccccccccccccgagtcccAGTTTAAATGTAGCTATTTATATTCTGAACATTCACCCAATTAAAGCTCTCATCAGCTAtgttgtgccccccccccccccccactttgtgctgaaagctatAGAACTGTGTAGGAAGTTAATTTCGAAGACGCAAAACCGTAGGGAGAGCTCTACAGCTTTGGAATATTCTATTCTGATACAGCGACGTGCACAAATGGAACATTACCTGCTTTTTCCGCCCACGAAGGCTTTGATGTGTAAATCGACAGGAACGTCTTTCGGAGGAATGATGGGGACTCGAATGCAGCCTGAAAGGTTCTGCGCACTGGGGTGTACGACGTGACTTTCCCCTTCAAATATCCCCTCGGCAAATATGAGAACAGCACGGATAATTGTGTCTACcagaaacaaaagcaaagttttaatgaatgattttagtaaaaaaaaaaaaagtgtaaaggTAGAGAGAAAGTTTAAAACATTACACAATTAATGGCGTTCTTACACAAATGTCCAAATATGTTCCAGTTAAAAGTATATTCCTGTTAATGAAAACGGGCCATGCAAACCCTGTTTGAAGCAGTTATGTATACTAGTCAACATGCACACCATCTCTCTCTGCAGCGTTACCAATAGGTAGTGTAAAGGTGAGTGTATTTACTGTACTAGAGTTAGTTCATGAACAGAACATACAGAAGAATAAATACCATTTGATGTGGAAATGGTTAGGTCTACGCAAGGTTTTTGATTTTCAGAGCTGGCGTTGACAGATAGAGCTGTCTGTAGCTGGGTGTTCGCAGGAATAACTCCCACTTGTCCttccttctcctttttctttgACCCTGTTCCAGCCTGAAATCATGCAAAAAGAACCAGTAAATATACTATGCATTTTCCTCAAAGCACTTACCTGTGCATTTATTAATGCAACTTAACAGTGCCATAATGTCTGTATGTGTTTAAACACATTTGGAAGAAAATAAATCACTATCACTTGGTTTGTTCCCAATGAAGGAGCCACTAAAGCTAGTACCTGGA
Protein-coding sequences here:
- the b3gnt9 gene encoding UDP-GlcNAc:betaGal beta-1,3-N-acetylglucosaminyltransferase 9, translating into MRVPLKGDVICTVVILTVLCVILYTQYGFTATWGIENLIKETSNTRVVLGTTAKRLEEELVTPQRYSGQMCNSEPVDEGAVQPTRAPSLSRPPFNFKQYLRNKDCRDFKLLLNQPGKCVGDTFLLIAIKSVAEEFEKREVVRKTWGAEGLLNGVKINMVFLLGVPKNQTQFPEWELLLRYESRAHRDILLWDFQDTFFNLTLKEINFLKWLDIFCPDVKFIFKGDADIYVNVDNIVELLKERSPGEDVFIGDVIYQAQPIRSKKSKYFIPEMVYGQGIYPAYAGGGGFIMSGFTAKRLERACREVELFPIDDVFMGMCLLRIGLKPDSHEGFRTFGIVRPSAAPHLQVFDPCFYRELMVVHSLTVAEMWLMWKLLHDPEVQCNTKVVVRKSFKWTRKNHKHKKEDLGLKLS